One Natator depressus isolate rNatDep1 chromosome 6, rNatDep2.hap1, whole genome shotgun sequence DNA window includes the following coding sequences:
- the FAM181A gene encoding protein FAM181A, with the protein MASDSEVKTLLNFVNLASSDIKAALDKSAPCRRSVDHRKYLQKQLKRFSQKYSRIPRCHPSKSMESSSKRGAEDRNRSSDPDGTDPNHCTVSSEKALRLSEVEENFSGEQVLQEQSPESVRPDQVPMRKRQLPASFWEEPRPTQSLLVGSFPAGLDGLPNSRDLPPYEGKKSKKGPDTTEPGSPPLPAQPSGEKEPIKVPGTSLSGRMNAWSCCPFQYHGQPVYQTHGALPQSPFPGLGLWRKSTAPTGEIQHFCKEVGSMGQKLYRPVVLKPIPTKPAGPPPIFNVFGYI; encoded by the coding sequence ATGGCATCAGACAGTGAGGTGAAAACGTTACTGAATTTTGTGAACCTGGCCTCTAGTGACATCAAAGCCGCTCTGGACAAGTCTGCTCCCTGCCGCCGCTCAGTTGACCACAGAAAATACTTGCAGAAGCAGCTCAAACGTTTTTCTCAAAAATATTCCAGGATCCCAAGATGCCACCCCAGCAAATCCATGGAATCCAGCTCCAAAAGGGGGGCAGAGGATAGAAATCGCAGTTCAGACCCAGATGGCACGGATCCAAATCACTGCACAGTTTCCAGTGAAAAGGCCCTGAGGCTATCAGAGGTGGAGGAGAACTTCAGTGGGGAACAGGTTTTGCAGGAGCAAAGCCCAGAGTCTGTAAGGCCAGATCAGGTGCCCATGAGGAAAAGACAGCTGCCTGCTTCCTTCTGGGAAGAGCCCAGACCAACTCAGAGTCTGCTGGTCGGGAGCTTTCCTGCCGGATTGGATGGGCTCCCAAACTCCAGGGACCTTCCTCCTTACGAGGGCAAGAAAAGCAAAAAGGGTCCCGATACCACAGAGCCAGGCAGCCCCCCTCTGCCTGCCCAACCCAGTGGGGAGAAGGAGCCTATCAAAGTGCCCGGGACATCCTTATCTGGCCGGATGAATGCCTGGAGCTGCTGTCCATTTCAGTACCATGGACAACCTGTTTACCAAACCCATGGAGCCCTACCTCAGTCACCGTTTCCAGGCCTCGGGCTATGGAGGAAAAGCACAGCACCCACAGGGGAGATCCAACACTTCTGCAAGGAGGTGGGCAGTATGGGGCAGAAACTATACAGACCAGTGGTTTTGAAACCCATCCCTACCAAGCCGGCTGGGCCACCTCCTATTTTCAATGTGTTTGGATACATTTAg